A genomic stretch from Ooceraea biroi isolate clonal line C1 chromosome 3, Obir_v5.4, whole genome shotgun sequence includes:
- the LOC105277459 gene encoding uncharacterized protein LOC105277459 isoform X3: MNQPKLPHKGVNPSTFLLPLVTNYQNFVDFVENPNIKYDIQPIIKQTKRSFQLIREYPQQDFHNLKMPEIPDQIENAISQDSSDTRQLDSGDSSDSSVPVSSDTNNVSDLFLEKHLVQNDQSNSNFSTSNRNENCQENELLKDYEDIKNDNKDFQKIGTLDVNDNYVEHKSLVPKQIVCSSAPQGDVSKASSMEDQMSECSPNQLTNDQMTDYKNDLCSTRLFYCQTCCKSVSAEAINVDCDPHCAHNHVTVDFMEFVNTVHRQAEDVMQQAWLGLDALTEDIENARLDIETLDQRTREAFNDVRLFSRRMWSAMEEKENKLFQQIIDAQQRKLEIWQIRQNWKTRIGSDRSENWISFKGFDKNLLFAIANVGNVVLNDPGTIGDRRPNRDHTSSPLCFLNETITTGIPRGRPIPNYDHDIVLPYRNRTRLLIWSTEIMIVGNDGDRANLNNLCRPWGVICDTKHIFVSDRSNDRIQVYNQDGTFVRRFGSSGNGPGQFNRPAGITIDTWHRIIVADKDNHRIQIFTTEGEFVQVFGEKGEAFGQFLYPWDVTTNAAGQIAISDTRNQRVQLFSPQGQFLCVFGGKTMPNVMKELNSPRGLSFTPEGDLLVTDFNKQRMVLISHEFSRMRVINCEVVEEQVGDHWKRRNEQDDELDISQRYENQTHTPLLRPQGVITDDKGNILVADSRHNCIQAFNSFGSLLFIFKPGPEVMGVPLSVAFLGDGRIAIVDDRDRVLLVRLENCQLPQKR; the protein is encoded by the exons ATGAATCAACCAAAATTGCCCCACAAAGGGGTAAATCCGTCTACATTTCTACTGCCTCTCGTcacaaattatcaaaatttcgtGGATTTCGTGGAGAATCCAAacattaaatatgatattcAGCCA ATAATAAAGCAAACAAAACGATCGTTTCAGTTGATACGTGAGTATCCCCAGCAAGACTTTCACAATCTCAAAATGCCCGAAATCCCTGATCAGATCGAAAATGCCATATCGCAAGATTCTTCGGATACCAGGCAATTAGATTCTGGTGACTCAAGTGACTCAAGTGTGCCGGTATCCTCGGATACCAATAATGTGTCAGACTTGTTTCTGGAAAAGCATCTAGTGCAAAATGATCAATCCAATTCGAACTTCTCGACTTCCAATCGAAATGAGAACTGCCAGGAAAACGAATTGCTGAAAGATTATGaggatattaaaaatgataacaAAGATTTTCAGAAGATCGGTACGCTCGACGTGAACGACAACTACGTCGAACACAAATCACTTGTGCCCAAGCAAATTGTCTGTAGCTCGGCTCCCCAAGGGGATGTATCCAAAGCATCATCAATGGAGGACCAAATGTCTGAGTGTTCGCCAAACCAGCTGACAAACGACCAGATGACAGACTACAAAAATGATCTGTGCAGCACCCGATTGTTCTACTGTCAGACTTGCTGCAAGTCCGTGTCCGCGGAGGCAATCAATGTAGACTGCGATCCTCATTGCGCTCACAATCATGTGACGGTCGATTTTATGGAATTCGTCAACACCGTGCACCGTCAAGCCGAAGATGTGATGCAGCAAGCCTGGCTCGGACTCGACGCTCTCACAGAAGATATAGAAAATGCGAGG TTGGACATTGAAACCTTAGATCAGAGGACTAGAGAGGCATTCAATGATGTGAGGCTGTTCTCGCGTAGAATGTGGTCTGCTatggaagagaaggagaataAACTGTTTCAGCAAATCATAGACGCACAGCAACGGAAACTTGAG ATCTGGCAGATTCGTCAAAACTGGAAAACAAGGATCGGATCTGATCGAAGTGAGAACTGGATCTCGTTCAAGGGTTTCGACAAGAACCTACTTTTCGCGATCGCCAATGTAGGGAACGTCGTTCTAAACGATCCAGGCACCATCGGGGATCGTCGGCCGAATCGCGATCACACGTCATCACCCTTGTGTTTTCTCAACGAGACGATTACCACGGGGATTCCGCGCGGTCGTCCGATACCGAATTACGATCACGACATCGTCCTTCCTTACCGAAACAGAACCAGACTGTTGATCTGGAGCACGGAGATCATGATCGTTGGCAATGACGGCGATCGTGCCAATCTGAATAATCTCTGTCGTCCATGGGGAGTCATTTGCGACACCAAGCACATCTTCGTCAGCGACAGGTCTAACGATCGCATACAGGTCTATAATCAGGATGGCACGTTTGTCAGAAGATTTGGAAGTTCCGGCAACGGTCCTGGCCAATTCAACCGTCCGGCCGGGATCACCATCGATACATGGCATCGTATCATTGTAGCCGATAAGGATAATCATCGCATTCAG ATTTTCACGACGGAGGGCGAATTCGTGCAGGTGTTCGGTGAGAAGGGCGAAGCTTTCGGGCAGTTCCTTTACCCCTGGGACGTGACGACGAACGCGGCGGGCCAGATCGCGATTTCAGACACCAGAAATCAACGTGTCCAGCTGTTCAGCCCGCAGGGCCAGTTCCTATGCGTGTTCGGTGGCAAGACCATGCCGAACGTGATGAAAGAGTTGAATTCACCGCGCGGGCTCTCCTTCACGCCCGAAGGAGATCTCCTCGTCACCGATTTCAACAAGCAGCGGATGGTGCTGAtctcgcacgaattttcaagGATGCGCGTAATCAACTGCGAAGTGGTGGAGGAGCAAGTTGGTGATCACTGGAAGAGACGTAACGAACAGGATGATGAATTGGACATCAGCCAGCGATACGAGAATCAGACTCACACGCCGCTCCTGAGACCCCAGGGCGTGATCACGGACGACAAAGGCAACATCCTCGTCGCTGATTCTCGTCACAACTGCATACAGGCCTTCAACTCGTTCGGCTCGCTCTTGTTCATATTCAAACCGGGCCCGGAAGTGATGGGGGTTCCGCTCTCCGTGGCCTTCCTGGGTGATGGCAGGATCGCGATCGTCGATGACCGAGATCGCGTGCTGCTGGTAAGGCTGGAGAATTGTCAGTTGCCGCAAAAGAGATGA
- the LOC105277459 gene encoding uncharacterized protein LOC105277459 isoform X2, producing the protein MNQPKLPHKGVNPSTFLLPLVTNYQNFVDFVENPNIKYDIQPLIREYPQQDFHNLKMPEIPDQIENAISQDSSDTRQLDSGDSSDSSVPVSSDTNNVSDLFLEKHLVQNDQSNSNFSTSNRNENCQENELLKDYEDIKNDNKDFQKIGTLDVNDNYVEHKSLVPKQIVCSSAPQGDVSKASSMEDQMSECSPNQLTNDQMTDYKNDLCSTRLFYCQTCCKSVSAEAINVDCDPHCAHNHVTVDFMEFVNTVHRQAEDVMQQAWLGLDALTEDIENARLDIETLDQRTREAFNDVRLFSRRMWSAMEEKENKLFQQIIDAQQRKLEVLQEKYKNLNDDKVRLSQAMNALKQTVHYAQPCIIADNPDDGISRVLKSKDMVLAEIWQIRQNWKTRIGSDRSENWISFKGFDKNLLFAIANVGNVVLNDPGTIGDRRPNRDHTSSPLCFLNETITTGIPRGRPIPNYDHDIVLPYRNRTRLLIWSTEIMIVGNDGDRANLNNLCRPWGVICDTKHIFVSDRSNDRIQVYNQDGTFVRRFGSSGNGPGQFNRPAGITIDTWHRIIVADKDNHRIQIFTTEGEFVQVFGEKGEAFGQFLYPWDVTTNAAGQIAISDTRNQRVQLFSPQGQFLCVFGGKTMPNVMKELNSPRGLSFTPEGDLLVTDFNKQRMVLISHEFSRMRVINCEVVEEQVGDHWKRRNEQDDELDISQRYENQTHTPLLRPQGVITDDKGNILVADSRHNCIQAFNSFGSLLFIFKPGPEVMGVPLSVAFLGDGRIAIVDDRDRVLLVRLENCQLPQKR; encoded by the exons ATGAATCAACCAAAATTGCCCCACAAAGGGGTAAATCCGTCTACATTTCTACTGCCTCTCGTcacaaattatcaaaatttcgtGGATTTCGTGGAGAATCCAAacattaaatatgatattcAGCCA TTGATACGTGAGTATCCCCAGCAAGACTTTCACAATCTCAAAATGCCCGAAATCCCTGATCAGATCGAAAATGCCATATCGCAAGATTCTTCGGATACCAGGCAATTAGATTCTGGTGACTCAAGTGACTCAAGTGTGCCGGTATCCTCGGATACCAATAATGTGTCAGACTTGTTTCTGGAAAAGCATCTAGTGCAAAATGATCAATCCAATTCGAACTTCTCGACTTCCAATCGAAATGAGAACTGCCAGGAAAACGAATTGCTGAAAGATTATGaggatattaaaaatgataacaAAGATTTTCAGAAGATCGGTACGCTCGACGTGAACGACAACTACGTCGAACACAAATCACTTGTGCCCAAGCAAATTGTCTGTAGCTCGGCTCCCCAAGGGGATGTATCCAAAGCATCATCAATGGAGGACCAAATGTCTGAGTGTTCGCCAAACCAGCTGACAAACGACCAGATGACAGACTACAAAAATGATCTGTGCAGCACCCGATTGTTCTACTGTCAGACTTGCTGCAAGTCCGTGTCCGCGGAGGCAATCAATGTAGACTGCGATCCTCATTGCGCTCACAATCATGTGACGGTCGATTTTATGGAATTCGTCAACACCGTGCACCGTCAAGCCGAAGATGTGATGCAGCAAGCCTGGCTCGGACTCGACGCTCTCACAGAAGATATAGAAAATGCGAGG TTGGACATTGAAACCTTAGATCAGAGGACTAGAGAGGCATTCAATGATGTGAGGCTGTTCTCGCGTAGAATGTGGTCTGCTatggaagagaaggagaataAACTGTTTCAGCAAATCATAGACGCACAGCAACGGAAACTTGAGGTTctccaagaaaaatataaaaatttgaatgaTGATAAAGTCCGATTATCACAGGCCATGAATGCTCTCAAACAAACTGTCCACTATGCGCAACCATGCATCATCGCGGATAACCCCGATGACGGAATTAGCAGAGTTTTGAAGAGCAAGGATATGGTGTTGGctgaa ATCTGGCAGATTCGTCAAAACTGGAAAACAAGGATCGGATCTGATCGAAGTGAGAACTGGATCTCGTTCAAGGGTTTCGACAAGAACCTACTTTTCGCGATCGCCAATGTAGGGAACGTCGTTCTAAACGATCCAGGCACCATCGGGGATCGTCGGCCGAATCGCGATCACACGTCATCACCCTTGTGTTTTCTCAACGAGACGATTACCACGGGGATTCCGCGCGGTCGTCCGATACCGAATTACGATCACGACATCGTCCTTCCTTACCGAAACAGAACCAGACTGTTGATCTGGAGCACGGAGATCATGATCGTTGGCAATGACGGCGATCGTGCCAATCTGAATAATCTCTGTCGTCCATGGGGAGTCATTTGCGACACCAAGCACATCTTCGTCAGCGACAGGTCTAACGATCGCATACAGGTCTATAATCAGGATGGCACGTTTGTCAGAAGATTTGGAAGTTCCGGCAACGGTCCTGGCCAATTCAACCGTCCGGCCGGGATCACCATCGATACATGGCATCGTATCATTGTAGCCGATAAGGATAATCATCGCATTCAG ATTTTCACGACGGAGGGCGAATTCGTGCAGGTGTTCGGTGAGAAGGGCGAAGCTTTCGGGCAGTTCCTTTACCCCTGGGACGTGACGACGAACGCGGCGGGCCAGATCGCGATTTCAGACACCAGAAATCAACGTGTCCAGCTGTTCAGCCCGCAGGGCCAGTTCCTATGCGTGTTCGGTGGCAAGACCATGCCGAACGTGATGAAAGAGTTGAATTCACCGCGCGGGCTCTCCTTCACGCCCGAAGGAGATCTCCTCGTCACCGATTTCAACAAGCAGCGGATGGTGCTGAtctcgcacgaattttcaagGATGCGCGTAATCAACTGCGAAGTGGTGGAGGAGCAAGTTGGTGATCACTGGAAGAGACGTAACGAACAGGATGATGAATTGGACATCAGCCAGCGATACGAGAATCAGACTCACACGCCGCTCCTGAGACCCCAGGGCGTGATCACGGACGACAAAGGCAACATCCTCGTCGCTGATTCTCGTCACAACTGCATACAGGCCTTCAACTCGTTCGGCTCGCTCTTGTTCATATTCAAACCGGGCCCGGAAGTGATGGGGGTTCCGCTCTCCGTGGCCTTCCTGGGTGATGGCAGGATCGCGATCGTCGATGACCGAGATCGCGTGCTGCTGGTAAGGCTGGAGAATTGTCAGTTGCCGCAAAAGAGATGA
- the LOC105277454 gene encoding uncharacterized protein LOC105277454 isoform X1, whose translation MQLATSQRPHPPPVPPRPSRQVVAEALKRSPRPPCPTRQAPPPPNTKPWRSDQRQSQQQAQQQQQQQVGPAVGRTVVYESTKECAKDCKDENVSNDKNQRQDCKQTRNTSDRNTAEDNRPENTGRIVPSHEHYEAGSERPHPAGNMPANIVRKRNSLTEEQRPQRRLEIIRRNSRGKDQANSVDQDRGQCKDSSGKNLKEITNIVAPMEKIETVPTMTTTTKPSVAARTINVSFEDERRASSTSPDSASGRVTVSRGEKCRCNSSSPESETNGHDSRPTPTCRSCSGEQQQHQQETFLASGKIAGNGGIEAVPALERSTSVSSVDRAATTVLVVDEPERKIAPSDVDSNDNDNDSDSSNIHRQDWLEAGVRYSSTQITLHGDDGDGDTVDGDHINGYDHHEEERITDLDFISIQERIAMSSLQGLPPLPRSLSGFNLNGGRGESGEPPPPPTRSSSKSQRGGKTSVQSSSSRPSPPARQLTTLDTQLAVLRREMFGLRQLDLSLLSQLWSLNESIQEFRQLLQEQEDRAPSPSPSSEEGDDTSYGAHPPPPPRRPAPTLHHHRPPRPPRPPRPSASDESPSSEEYGAV comes from the exons atgCAGTTGGCAACCAGTCAGAGGCCCCATCCGCCTCCGGTGCCACCTCGGCCGAGTCGGCAGGTGGTTGCCGAGGCCCTTAAGAGGTCGCCAAGGCCACCCTGTCCCACTCGGCAggcgccgccgccaccgaACACGAAGCCCTGGAGATCCGATCAGCGGCAATCGCAGCAACAAgcgcaacaacagcagcagcaacaggtGGGCCCAGCAGTTGGACGTACGGTTGTGTATGAATCCACGAAGGAGTGCGCAAAGGACTGCAAGGATGAAAATGTATCAAACGATAAGAATCAACGGCAGGATTGCAAACAGACGCGAAATACGTCTGACAGAAACACCGCCGAGGATAATCGCCCGGAAAATACAGGTAGAATCGTTCCATCTCATGAGCACTACGAGGCCGGCTCGGAGAGACCTCATCCCGCGGGAAACATGCCGGCAAACATCGTGCGGAAGCGCAACAGCCTGACCGAGGAGCAGCGACCTCAACGTAGATTGGAGATAATTCGAAGAAACTCCCGTGGGAAAGATCAAGCCAATTCAGTGGACCAGGACAGAGGACAATGTAAAGACTCGTCCGGTAAGAATCTGAAGGAGATTACTAACATTGTTGCTCCGATGGAGAAGATAGAGACGGTGCcaacgatgacgacaacgacgaagcCATCGGTGGCTGCCAGGACCATCAACGTATCCTTCGAGGATGAACGTCGTGCGTCGTCCACCAGCCCAGATTCTGCCAGCGGGCGAGTCACGGTGAGTCGTGGGGAAAAATGCAGATGCAACAGCAGCAGTCCGGAAAGCGAGACGAACGGACACGACTCTCGGCCGACGCCCACGTGTAGATCGTGTTCCGGTGAGCAACAGCAGCATCAGCAGGAAACGTTCTTGGCGAGCGGAAAGATTGCCGGGAACGGCGGCATCGAAGCTGTACCCGCGCTTGAAAGATCGACGAGCGTCTCGAGCGTTGACCGCGCCGCCACCACAGTGCTCGTCGTCGACGAACCAGAGCGTAAAATCGCGCCCAGCGACGTAGACagcaacgacaacgacaacgataGCGACAGCAGCAACATTCATCGGCAGGACTGGTTGGAAGCGGGAGTTCGGTACTCCTCCACGCAAATTACTCTGCACGGGGACGATGGCGACGGCGACACCGTCGATGGGGACCACATCAATGGTTACGATCATCACGAGGAGGAGAGAATCACTGACCTTGATTTCATCAG CATACAAGAAAGGATCGCGATGTCTTCCTTGCAAGGACTACCCCCTTTGCCGAGGAGTCTGAGCGGCTTCAACTTGAACGGCGGACGCGGCGAGAGTGGCGAGCCGCCTCCACCGCCTACGAGGTCGTCCAGTAAATCCCAAAGAGGCGGTAAAACGTCGGTGcagtcgtcatcgtcgaggcCGTCGCCACCTGCCAGACAACTCACCACCCTGGACACCCAACTGGCAGTGCTCAGGAGAGAAATG TTCGGTCTACGGCAGCTTGACCTCTCGTTGCTGTCGCAACTGTGGTCCCTGAACGAGTCTATCCAGGAGTTCCGGCAGCTGTTGCAGGAACAAGAGGACCGAGCGCCTTCACCGTCGCCCAGCAGCGAGGAGGGGGATGACACGTCCTACGGGGCGcacccgccgccgccgccgaggAGGCCGGCGCCCACGTTGCATCATCATCGGCCGCCACGACCGCCCAGACCACCCAGACCGTCGGCTAGCGACGAATCGCCGTCGAGTGAGGAGTACGGGGCCGTTTGA
- the LOC105277454 gene encoding leucine repeat adapter protein 25 isoform X2, whose amino-acid sequence MSSLQGLPPLPRSLSGFNLNGGRGESGEPPPPPTRSSSKSQRGGKTSVQSSSSRPSPPARQLTTLDTQLAVLRREMFGLRQLDLSLLSQLWSLNESIQEFRQLLQEQEDRAPSPSPSSEEGDDTSYGAHPPPPPRRPAPTLHHHRPPRPPRPPRPSASDESPSSEEYGAV is encoded by the exons ATGTCTTCCTTGCAAGGACTACCCCCTTTGCCGAGGAGTCTGAGCGGCTTCAACTTGAACGGCGGACGCGGCGAGAGTGGCGAGCCGCCTCCACCGCCTACGAGGTCGTCCAGTAAATCCCAAAGAGGCGGTAAAACGTCGGTGcagtcgtcatcgtcgaggcCGTCGCCACCTGCCAGACAACTCACCACCCTGGACACCCAACTGGCAGTGCTCAGGAGAGAAATG TTCGGTCTACGGCAGCTTGACCTCTCGTTGCTGTCGCAACTGTGGTCCCTGAACGAGTCTATCCAGGAGTTCCGGCAGCTGTTGCAGGAACAAGAGGACCGAGCGCCTTCACCGTCGCCCAGCAGCGAGGAGGGGGATGACACGTCCTACGGGGCGcacccgccgccgccgccgaggAGGCCGGCGCCCACGTTGCATCATCATCGGCCGCCACGACCGCCCAGACCACCCAGACCGTCGGCTAGCGACGAATCGCCGTCGAGTGAGGAGTACGGGGCCGTTTGA
- the LOC105277459 gene encoding uncharacterized protein LOC105277459 isoform X1, whose protein sequence is MNQPKLPHKGVNPSTFLLPLVTNYQNFVDFVENPNIKYDIQPIIKQTKRSFQLIREYPQQDFHNLKMPEIPDQIENAISQDSSDTRQLDSGDSSDSSVPVSSDTNNVSDLFLEKHLVQNDQSNSNFSTSNRNENCQENELLKDYEDIKNDNKDFQKIGTLDVNDNYVEHKSLVPKQIVCSSAPQGDVSKASSMEDQMSECSPNQLTNDQMTDYKNDLCSTRLFYCQTCCKSVSAEAINVDCDPHCAHNHVTVDFMEFVNTVHRQAEDVMQQAWLGLDALTEDIENARLDIETLDQRTREAFNDVRLFSRRMWSAMEEKENKLFQQIIDAQQRKLEVLQEKYKNLNDDKVRLSQAMNALKQTVHYAQPCIIADNPDDGISRVLKSKDMVLAEIWQIRQNWKTRIGSDRSENWISFKGFDKNLLFAIANVGNVVLNDPGTIGDRRPNRDHTSSPLCFLNETITTGIPRGRPIPNYDHDIVLPYRNRTRLLIWSTEIMIVGNDGDRANLNNLCRPWGVICDTKHIFVSDRSNDRIQVYNQDGTFVRRFGSSGNGPGQFNRPAGITIDTWHRIIVADKDNHRIQIFTTEGEFVQVFGEKGEAFGQFLYPWDVTTNAAGQIAISDTRNQRVQLFSPQGQFLCVFGGKTMPNVMKELNSPRGLSFTPEGDLLVTDFNKQRMVLISHEFSRMRVINCEVVEEQVGDHWKRRNEQDDELDISQRYENQTHTPLLRPQGVITDDKGNILVADSRHNCIQAFNSFGSLLFIFKPGPEVMGVPLSVAFLGDGRIAIVDDRDRVLLVRLENCQLPQKR, encoded by the exons ATGAATCAACCAAAATTGCCCCACAAAGGGGTAAATCCGTCTACATTTCTACTGCCTCTCGTcacaaattatcaaaatttcgtGGATTTCGTGGAGAATCCAAacattaaatatgatattcAGCCA ATAATAAAGCAAACAAAACGATCGTTTCAGTTGATACGTGAGTATCCCCAGCAAGACTTTCACAATCTCAAAATGCCCGAAATCCCTGATCAGATCGAAAATGCCATATCGCAAGATTCTTCGGATACCAGGCAATTAGATTCTGGTGACTCAAGTGACTCAAGTGTGCCGGTATCCTCGGATACCAATAATGTGTCAGACTTGTTTCTGGAAAAGCATCTAGTGCAAAATGATCAATCCAATTCGAACTTCTCGACTTCCAATCGAAATGAGAACTGCCAGGAAAACGAATTGCTGAAAGATTATGaggatattaaaaatgataacaAAGATTTTCAGAAGATCGGTACGCTCGACGTGAACGACAACTACGTCGAACACAAATCACTTGTGCCCAAGCAAATTGTCTGTAGCTCGGCTCCCCAAGGGGATGTATCCAAAGCATCATCAATGGAGGACCAAATGTCTGAGTGTTCGCCAAACCAGCTGACAAACGACCAGATGACAGACTACAAAAATGATCTGTGCAGCACCCGATTGTTCTACTGTCAGACTTGCTGCAAGTCCGTGTCCGCGGAGGCAATCAATGTAGACTGCGATCCTCATTGCGCTCACAATCATGTGACGGTCGATTTTATGGAATTCGTCAACACCGTGCACCGTCAAGCCGAAGATGTGATGCAGCAAGCCTGGCTCGGACTCGACGCTCTCACAGAAGATATAGAAAATGCGAGG TTGGACATTGAAACCTTAGATCAGAGGACTAGAGAGGCATTCAATGATGTGAGGCTGTTCTCGCGTAGAATGTGGTCTGCTatggaagagaaggagaataAACTGTTTCAGCAAATCATAGACGCACAGCAACGGAAACTTGAGGTTctccaagaaaaatataaaaatttgaatgaTGATAAAGTCCGATTATCACAGGCCATGAATGCTCTCAAACAAACTGTCCACTATGCGCAACCATGCATCATCGCGGATAACCCCGATGACGGAATTAGCAGAGTTTTGAAGAGCAAGGATATGGTGTTGGctgaa ATCTGGCAGATTCGTCAAAACTGGAAAACAAGGATCGGATCTGATCGAAGTGAGAACTGGATCTCGTTCAAGGGTTTCGACAAGAACCTACTTTTCGCGATCGCCAATGTAGGGAACGTCGTTCTAAACGATCCAGGCACCATCGGGGATCGTCGGCCGAATCGCGATCACACGTCATCACCCTTGTGTTTTCTCAACGAGACGATTACCACGGGGATTCCGCGCGGTCGTCCGATACCGAATTACGATCACGACATCGTCCTTCCTTACCGAAACAGAACCAGACTGTTGATCTGGAGCACGGAGATCATGATCGTTGGCAATGACGGCGATCGTGCCAATCTGAATAATCTCTGTCGTCCATGGGGAGTCATTTGCGACACCAAGCACATCTTCGTCAGCGACAGGTCTAACGATCGCATACAGGTCTATAATCAGGATGGCACGTTTGTCAGAAGATTTGGAAGTTCCGGCAACGGTCCTGGCCAATTCAACCGTCCGGCCGGGATCACCATCGATACATGGCATCGTATCATTGTAGCCGATAAGGATAATCATCGCATTCAG ATTTTCACGACGGAGGGCGAATTCGTGCAGGTGTTCGGTGAGAAGGGCGAAGCTTTCGGGCAGTTCCTTTACCCCTGGGACGTGACGACGAACGCGGCGGGCCAGATCGCGATTTCAGACACCAGAAATCAACGTGTCCAGCTGTTCAGCCCGCAGGGCCAGTTCCTATGCGTGTTCGGTGGCAAGACCATGCCGAACGTGATGAAAGAGTTGAATTCACCGCGCGGGCTCTCCTTCACGCCCGAAGGAGATCTCCTCGTCACCGATTTCAACAAGCAGCGGATGGTGCTGAtctcgcacgaattttcaagGATGCGCGTAATCAACTGCGAAGTGGTGGAGGAGCAAGTTGGTGATCACTGGAAGAGACGTAACGAACAGGATGATGAATTGGACATCAGCCAGCGATACGAGAATCAGACTCACACGCCGCTCCTGAGACCCCAGGGCGTGATCACGGACGACAAAGGCAACATCCTCGTCGCTGATTCTCGTCACAACTGCATACAGGCCTTCAACTCGTTCGGCTCGCTCTTGTTCATATTCAAACCGGGCCCGGAAGTGATGGGGGTTCCGCTCTCCGTGGCCTTCCTGGGTGATGGCAGGATCGCGATCGTCGATGACCGAGATCGCGTGCTGCTGGTAAGGCTGGAGAATTGTCAGTTGCCGCAAAAGAGATGA